The DNA window AGAAGGGCGTGCGGCCTGCGCCGCGCCGAGCCAGCTTGGCAATCGACTTCGCCCAGTCGTCGACCACATCGGGGTCGTCGAGCATGGCCTCCAGCTCGTCAGCAGCAGCTTCGAGGTCCCCCTTGTACCAGTGCGCTCGGCCTCGAAGGCCAGCGGCCTCGGAGCCCTCGATCCCCTTCAGCAACCTGAGGGTCTCTGCGAAGTCCAGACGCGCCAGCGCGATTCGTCCAGCGAGGAGCCGGACTTCCTTGTCGGCGGGGACGATCGCCAGGGCCTTTGCGACAGCATCGCGCGCGTTGTCGACGTCTGCGCTGAGATACTCCTGCTGCGCGCGCTGGTACCACTTGTCAGCCGCCTGAGGCCGAGTGGCGCCTTGGCCCACCGCCCCCGAACAGGCAGCCAGCAGGACGGGAAGCGCGAGCGCTCCGAGGAACCTGCGTGTCCGTGCAAAGCCGGGTGACCAGGCGTTTGCATCCCCGAAGGCCGGCGCGGCCCGTCTCTCGGTCAACCATCGATTCAACAGACTTCGCACGTCGATCCTCATGTTCCCTGCGCGTCGCCACCGGGCTCAGCCCTGCCCGCTTCGGGGGGGGTGAAGCGGCTCGAGCGCAAGGATGCGATCGGCCCGGAGCTCACGACGACTGCGCGAGGGGAGGAGATAGCCGAGAACCAGGGGGGGGTCGAGGTCCGTTCGTACGCCCGTGACCTGGACGGTGAGCTCTTCCGCGGGGCGCCCTGCGGGGCGGTAGCGAATCCGGACCGACTCGCCCCGCTCCGCAGCTCCGCAGGCAGCCTCGACGAGATCGGGGCGAGCGCGGCGCTGTCCCGTCCGGATGCGCCAGAGATCCCGGGGAGTCGCAGGCGAGAGCACCGCCACGATCCGAGAGAAAATCTCCCTCAGTGCGCGCACGTCGTCCTCCGCCCGGTGTGCTCTCTGCCGCTCGATACCGAACTCTCGGCAGAGCGCTGCAAGGCTGTTGCTGGGAAACGAGAACGCGCGGCGCGCTAGCGTGAGGGAGTCGAGGAAGTGTGGGAACGCGTAGACAAGCCCGGCTCGCGCAAACTCCGCCTCGAGGAACGCCACGTCCCAAGGAGCGGAATGCGCCACGAGGATCGCCCCCTCCGCGAGCACGGCAAACTGCTTGGCGAGCGCCGAAAACGTAGGGGCTTGCTGGAGGTCCTCCGGCCGGATTCCATGAACCTGAGCGTTCCCGAACGCGGCAGGCACGGGTCGAACGAGGGAGGTGAGCGTCCCCTCGACGACGTCGCCTCGCACGCGCTCCGCACAGATCTCGATCACGCGATCGGACTCGGGTCGAAGCCCCGTCATCTCGAGATCGAGAAACAAGAGCGATGCTCGCTCGAGGGGTTCGTCCCACGGAGCCCCGGCAGGCGGCTCTTCCTGAGACGCACGCTGGTTCCTCCCAGGTCGCCGCACGCTGGTGTCGTTTCGCCCCTTGCTCACCTCGACGGTGTAACCGAGGACCCGCAGCGTCGAAAGCCTGCACCGAGAATGCACCATCCGATCGCACATTCGTGCTTCGGGTCACGCCTCCAGACGACCACCGCGGGAGTTGAGTCCCCGCTGTTTGCCTCGTCTTTCGCTGCTAGACTCCGGATCGTGGGGAGAGCAACCGCTCAGTCTTCTGACGGATCGAGTGCGACGTGCACAGATATCCAGCCAGAAGAGAAGCCTGTTCATACGTCCGAAGAAGTCGAGGGAGACGCCACCCCTGCACACGCTCTACGGGGGGTGGAGCCACTCGACATCCCGGTCCTCATCGTCAATCGACATTTCCAGGCTGTGCAGATAACCCCTGCACGACGCGCCTTCATTCTGCTGTATAGCGGCTCCGCCCTGGCCCTCGACGACGCAGGAGATCTGCACGACTTTCCGGCGTGGCGTCAGCTCCCGATTCGCGAGCACGACCATGGGCTCCCCGTCGTGGATGGCACGCTCCGGGTGCCTCGTGTCCTGCATTTGCGCCGTTATGACCGAGCGCGTCGCCCGGTGATACGGCTGTCACGCAGCAATGTCATGCTTCGAGACGGTCACCAGTGCCAGTACTGCTCGAAGCGATTGCCCATCCGGGATCTCAATATCGATCATGTCATCCCACGCTCACGTGGAGGCGGGGACAGCTGGGAGAACCTGGTGACGGCCTGCCGTCCCTGCAATCTCCGAAAGAGCTGGCGCACTCCGGACGAAGCGAGCATGCGTCTCATTCGCCCCCCACGCCCACCTCACTGGTCGACGGCGGCTCAGCTCCTTCTTTCGTCTCCGGTCGCTTTCGAGGAGTGGGCTCCGTTTCTCAAGGCAGGCTGAGAGGGCGAGAACGGGAGCGAACCTCCAACTTCACGTCCACATTCGCGCGGGCGGGGAGAGGCTGTGAAAACCTCATCGCTCCTAAAATACGCGTGAAACAAGCGCGCGCGTCCTCACTGCCATAAGTCGTTGTGCCCAGCAGCCGCAGATCGCTGACGGAGCCGTCACGCTCCAGAGAGAGGCGCAATGCCACGACGCCTGTCGACCGATCCGGCTCGACACACCAGCGCAATGCCGACTCGGCTTCGCGCAGCGACGCTCCGATGGCCGCAGGATCGACACCAGGCTCTGCTCGCACGTCGGCGACAGCGATGGTCAACTCCGGCTCCGGCTCCGGCTCACTCGAAGGCTGCGACGCCGGATCGCTGCCAGCCCGCGCGTCCGACACAGACTCTTCCGAGCGGCAGCTCGGACCACTCAGCGCCACACAAACTGCCGCAATACCGACAGAGGAAAGTTGAGTGCGGTACTTCACTGGATCAGAACCACCTCCCCATCTTCAGAGCAGTATGCCACCTCCCGCCAGCCCTGCTCGGTACACAGAAAAAAGTCCTCGCAGCCCGTGAGGCAGACGGACGCCTCGCACATATCTGCGGCGGCCACGGGGCAGTCCGGATCGCGCAAAGCCGGAAGACAGCCCACTGCTTCGCCGGTGCGATCGATCTGGAGCGGCTCACACCCACCTGCTCCTCCATCTCCCGACCCTGCCCCTCCTCCCCCCATGGACGAACCGTCCCACTCACAATCGACGACCTGCACCCAATTTCCCTCGGTGCAGTCATACAGCGCCGCGCAGACCTCGTCGTCGCACGTCCCGCCACGCCCGATCGGGCAGCCATCCTCGGGAATCTCGCCACACAGCAGAGGACGATTCACCGTCCGACAGGCTGCTCCCAGCGTGCAAAGCAGGGCCCCCATCCACAGGGCAGCAACCCCCGAGCACCGCTGACGTTCTCTACCCCACATCATCAGCCCATTTTTTCAAGCTGCAAGAAAAGCGCAAGCTGCCCCTACGCACCCCCGGCGAAACGACTACTATCCGCGCCATGCGTGCCTGTGCCACCGCGAGTGTCCTGCTCCTCGGACTCACCCTCGGCGCCGCGTCGATGGCGGCGTGCTCCAGCGGAACCACCACGACACAGGTGCCCGCAGGCGAGGGGCCTTCCAACAGTCCGACCGTGCGTTCACAGGCGACCGAAACAGCCCTACCCGCCACGGCGGCGCGCCCACCTGCCGCGCCCCAGAAAGCACCGGAGACTGCCGCCGATTGCAAGGAGATGCTGTCGGAGATCACCAATGATCCTCCCGAGGGTGGCGTGGTCATGAACAATGCAATGACCGCGGGAGACGCCGGATCGAGCGACCGGTTGTATTCGATCCTCGAGGTCATCAAAATGAAACGCGACAGCTTTCGCTGCTGTTTCGACGTCTATGCCCGCAAGCATCCAGGGGCGAAAGGGCGACTGGCTCTCCAGATCAAGCTGGACCCCCAAGGCAAGTTCCTCGAGACCAAGATCAAGCCGGACGAGAGCGACATCACGGCGCCCGAGGTCGAGTCGTGCATGAGCGACCTCGTCCAGTCGATGAGCTGGCCGAAATCCCCGAGTGGCAAAGAGACGCTCTACACTCACCGTTTCGATTTCAAACCGCGAACTTGATCAGGACCACCGTGCCGAGCGACGCCGCCCTGCCTGCTCGCAATGCCACGACCACGGATGTACGTAATGCTTATGCCGAGCTCCTCCGCGACACGAGAGGCTTGAGGCGTGAGCAACAACAAGCGCGTGAGGCCTGGTTCGCGCGCCTCGCAGCGGACAAAAAAGAAGAGACACTCTTCGAGCTGGAAATCCTGCTCAAGGGCCTGGCGTGCTTCGCCAACCCACGGAATCACCCGGGTGCCGGCCGCCGCCAGACCATCGTCGGATACGATTTTCGCGAGCACCTGC is part of the Chondromyces crocatus genome and encodes:
- a CDS encoding 3'-5' exonuclease, with the protein product MVHSRCRLSTLRVLGYTVEVSKGRNDTSVRRPGRNQRASQEEPPAGAPWDEPLERASLLFLDLEMTGLRPESDRVIEICAERVRGDVVEGTLTSLVRPVPAAFGNAQVHGIRPEDLQQAPTFSALAKQFAVLAEGAILVAHSAPWDVAFLEAEFARAGLVYAFPHFLDSLTLARRAFSFPSNSLAALCREFGIERQRAHRAEDDVRALREIFSRIVAVLSPATPRDLWRIRTGQRRARPDLVEAACGAAERGESVRIRYRPAGRPAEELTVQVTGVRTDLDPPLVLGYLLPSRSRRELRADRILALEPLHPPRSGQG
- a CDS encoding AgmX/PglI C-terminal domain-containing protein codes for the protein MRACATASVLLLGLTLGAASMAACSSGTTTTQVPAGEGPSNSPTVRSQATETALPATAARPPAAPQKAPETAADCKEMLSEITNDPPEGGVVMNNAMTAGDAGSSDRLYSILEVIKMKRDSFRCCFDVYARKHPGAKGRLALQIKLDPQGKFLETKIKPDESDITAPEVESCMSDLVQSMSWPKSPSGKETLYTHRFDFKPRT
- a CDS encoding HNH endonuclease, which gives rise to MLRDGHQCQYCSKRLPIRDLNIDHVIPRSRGGGDSWENLVTACRPCNLRKSWRTPDEASMRLIRPPRPPHWSTAAQLLLSSPVAFEEWAPFLKAG